Proteins from a genomic interval of Candidatus Rokuibacteriota bacterium:
- a CDS encoding thioesterase family protein, with amino-acid sequence MPSVTQIRVRYKDTDTMSVVYYGNYLTYFEVARVEYLRQRDLPMSEVDKRIHMPVVEAFVKYVKPAKLDDLLEVSSRVSERRRASFTFSYEIRNEAKELVATGFTRHACWDPATAKMIALPDWLKEIMPDADLDPTDR; translated from the coding sequence ATGCCCTCGGTCACGCAGATCCGCGTCCGCTACAAGGACACCGACACCATGTCGGTCGTCTACTACGGCAACTACCTGACCTACTTCGAGGTCGCCCGCGTCGAGTACCTGCGGCAGAGGGACCTGCCGATGTCCGAGGTGGACAAGCGCATCCACATGCCCGTCGTGGAGGCCTTCGTGAAGTACGTCAAGCCCGCCAAGCTCGACGACCTCCTCGAGGTCAGCTCGCGAGTCAGCGAGCGCAGGCGGGCGAGCTTCACCTTCTCGTACGAGATCAGGAACGAGGCCAAGGAGCTCGTGGCCACGGGGTTCACGCGGCACGCCTGCTGGGATCCCGCCACGGCCAAGATGATCGCGCTGCCCGACTGGCTCAAGGAGATCATGCCGGATGCCGACCTCGACCCGACCGATCGCTGA